The nucleotide sequence GGTAAGTTGTATAATTAAGTGCCCAAACATAGATAAAAAGTGACTCACAGCTAAAACCTCTATATAATGTTAAGTGAACCAGACAAAACATTAGGAGGAATAGCATATGAGTCAATTACATTGTAACACTGAATCACGAAAGGGTAAACATGTGACAGAGAGAGAACGCTACCAGATAGAAATACTGTTGAAAGAGAGACTGCGCCCCATAGACATCGCTAATCGCCTGGGAAGAGACCGTAGAACGATTGAGAGGGAGCTCTCCAGGGGCAGGGTGAGGCTATTGAAGACGGATTTGACATATCAGAATACGTATTGTGCGGATACGGCCCAACGAAAGTATTTAGTAAGTGGTCAGAACAAAGGTCCGTGTTTAAAAATAAGTCATGATCATAGGTTGGCTGAGCATATTGAGAATAAAATTAAGAACCATAAATACTCGCCAGACGCTGTAATCGGAGAGATAAAGAATAAAGAGCTGCAATTTGAAGCCAGTATCTGTACAAAAACGCTATACAACTACATAGACAGAGGTGTTTTTGCAGGGTTAACAAACAAGGGAGATGTTTATGATACTCTAAAAGTGGCCCATTAATAGGATAATATCAATTGAAAAATGGTCCAGTATTTTAATACTAATCCCTTACTGTTATAATGGCAGTAAAGGGGTGGGATGGAGTGATTAAGATAATGGACAAGCACGCAATAATAAAGCTAAAGCAACAAGGTGTATCCAATAGAAAAGCTGCCAAGATTTTAAACATCAATCGTAAAACAGTAGCAATCTATTGGAATGAGTACAAGAATAATAATGCCCTGTTGAATGCATTAGACGTTAATGAAAAAGAAGTACAAGAAGCACAAGAAAAAATATGCGAGGCACCAAAGTATAATGCTCAAAATAGAAAACCCAGAAAATACACAACAGAAATCGATTCTAGGTTAGACGAAATCCTAGAGAGTGAATCTGAAAAGTGTAAAGAGTTAGGTCGACATAAACAACAGCTGACTAATTTGCAAATTCATCAACTGCTAGTCAATGAAAAATTTGATATTGGATATACAACTATTACAAATAAAATCAAAGAAAAAAGAAACAAACCTAAGGAATGCTTTATTAAACAATCATATGATTTTGGGCAAAGACTTGAATATGATTTTGGCGAAGTGAAGTTAGAAATAAACGGGGAGATCAGTACCTATCATTTAGCTGTACTATCTTCACCAGCTGCTAATTTCAGATGGGCGTATCTATATAAGAATCAAAAGCAAGACGTCTTTATGGATTCTCATGTGCGTTTCTTTGATATGTTAAATGGCGTGTATTCAGAGATCGTGTATGACAATATGAGAAATGTCGTTTCGAAATTCATAGGTAAAACTGAAAAAATCCTCAATGAGAATTTACTGAAATTGTCACTCTACTACGGATTCGATATCAACGTTACTAATTGTTTCAGTGGGAACGAGAAGGGTCATGTAGAGGGCAGCGTGAAGATAATAAGGAACAAAGCATTTGCGTTAACTTATAAGTTTAAGACATTCGATGACGCACGTGAATACTTGGATACTATTTTGATAGAACTCAATAATGACAGTACTATTTCTCAAGAAATAAAACATCTTCAACCTACAAAACCAAAGCTTGATCTTGCAACAGTTACAGTGCAAAAACCCAATAAATATAGTTTTGTACGAGTTGATAACAACCACTATTCAGTACCTGAATATCTTGTAGGACGTGTAGTAACAATCAAGAAATATTACGACACAATAGGCTTTTATTCAAACAACATACTCGTTTGTGAGCACAAAAAAATAGATGGCCATAACGAGATAAGTATTGAAATTAAACATTACTTAAACTCATTAAACAAAAAACCAGGTGCAATCAAGAACTCCCACGCCCTAAAAAGCATACCAAGGTTAAAAGCCATCTATGATACTAATTTTAGCAGAAACACGAGAAAATTCATAGAGATCATTCAAGAAAATGATGATAAACCAATCGAAGAAATAGTATTGATTCTAGAAACATACAATAAATCTCATATCGATATTATTCCATCTATACAAATCGATAAAACTGCACTTAGCAACATCGCTACAAGGCAAGTATCTAGATATAACGAATTGTGTTTATCGGAGGTGGAATAAATGCAGATACAAGAAATGGCCCATATACTGAAACTACCCTACATAAAAACCAATTATCAAATGCTTCTTGATGAGGCAAACCATACAAACATGACCTACCGAGAGCTGATAAGTCGTCTACTCGAAAGAGAATTAGAGCTAAGACTTGAAAATGGTTTGAAACATAGGCTC is from bacterium and encodes:
- a CDS encoding IS21 family transposase, with protein sequence MIKIMDKHAIIKLKQQGVSNRKAAKILNINRKTVAIYWNEYKNNNALLNALDVNEKEVQEAQEKICEAPKYNAQNRKPRKYTTEIDSRLDEILESESEKCKELGRHKQQLTNLQIHQLLVNEKFDIGYTTITNKIKEKRNKPKECFIKQSYDFGQRLEYDFGEVKLEINGEISTYHLAVLSSPAANFRWAYLYKNQKQDVFMDSHVRFFDMLNGVYSEIVYDNMRNVVSKFIGKTEKILNENLLKLSLYYGFDINVTNCFSGNEKGHVEGSVKIIRNKAFALTYKFKTFDDAREYLDTILIELNNDSTISQEIKHLQPTKPKLDLATVTVQKPNKYSFVRVDNNHYSVPEYLVGRVVTIKKYYDTIGFYSNNILVCEHKKIDGHNEISIEIKHYLNSLNKKPGAIKNSHALKSIPRLKAIYDTNFSRNTRKFIEIIQENDDKPIEEIVLILETYNKSHIDIIPSIQIDKTALSNIATRQVSRYNELCLSEVE